Genomic window (Syngnathus typhle isolate RoL2023-S1 ecotype Sweden linkage group LG19, RoL_Styp_1.0, whole genome shotgun sequence):
CAtgaagtcgtttttttttttttatacatagtgTAGTACCTTGGTGATTGACGTCGGTGGGATTCTCCATCCAAACCTTGTGCTGTGCCCGACAGAATTGGCCCATTGCTCCAAATGCTGCCCTGCGGACATCCTCGTGGGGGTACTGGACAAGGAGGAATTCAAATAAGCATCAAAAAGTGGAAGGCAAGGCGCCGGCGGCGTATAGAGGACCTTACAtctctcatttccaaaacctgCTGGAAGCTGGACTCTAAGAAGGGCTGGAAAACAGCACTGTTTAAAAAAACGGACaggataaatagatagatacggagacagacagacagacagcgacATGGACATTGTGCATGTAATATCCGTAATATCTTTACTGTACTGTAATCATTGAGGCTGCAGGTATAATTGAAAATGTCGAAGTGCTTGGAGATTGGCCTTTCTGGTATAGCCAAAGGATAAATGAATTATTGCTTTAttattgaattattattgtAATGATTGCTTTTAAGGATTGACAATGATGTAATAATAATACCCAGTGTTGTAGGCAATCTCCCCCAGTGCGTCGCAGGCATCCTCCTTTTCGTCAATGTAGGCGTTCTCCACGCTGAATCTAACACCAGAGATAAATAATAAGGGCAGGATTCTTTGATGACGTACCATGTTTCAAAAAAAGGAGGTTTATACCCTGCGGCATCGTGGACATCCATATCGGGCTCGTCGTCCGCAATCTCTTCCGAATCCTTCGCtccctcgtcgtcgtcgtcgtcatccagCAGGGCAACCTCGTCCAGGTGCGCCTGAGAAGGGTCGACAATTTAGAAGTACACTTCCCGTAAAGGATCGATCACACTGGAGTGGGTCGTACCGTGATGCCTTCGTTGGACTTGAGGGCAAGTAGCATGATTGTTGTGATCGGAGTGAGATGAGGAGTCAGGCAGTCTGGGCTGACTGTGGACACTGATGAATAAAGACTGTAcctgattggggggggggggggggggtaggatgTGTGGCCGTCAACCTTACTTTATTGAGGGCCAATCAAAAGCAACAAGGATCAACATACGTGCAGCGTCTTAGGTCCGGGTCATCTATGGAGTCGGTGAGTTTGAGACCCAGTTGAACGCATTCCGCAGCCAGAGGACTGAAGACCTCTTTGCCGATGGTTCGAGCCAGCACAGACAGCGtgtctaagaaaaaaaaaagttagccagttttaaaaacatttgcagATAGGGGCCCTTGTGGTTTGGTGAGTCCACTTACCTAAAGACTGAGTTTGCAGCGACCTCATTTCCTCGGTGGTGGCTGTGAGAAAAGCCTTCAGGCTTTCAATGACCGGGGGAAAGTAAGGAACCAGCAGCTCCTTGGCAGCATTGGCTGATGGGAGATATCAAATGAGCACTTGCACACTACACATAGGCTACAAGATAGGATGAGCATGATGACAGAGTAAAATGCCTAAAAGCTATTTGGAcagatgtgtaaaaaaaaaaaaaaaaaagcgcagcTCACCGATGGCGCCGATGGCAGATACAGTGAGCTCTTTGATTTTCAGGCTGTCGGTGCTGTTGAGGGCCGACAACATGGTGTCCATCAGGGTGGGAAGGTAGGGCTCAATATCTGCTCCTGTTTGACAAGAAACAACCATTTTTTCCTCAAATACGTCTCGGAAAATCCACTGAGGCTATTCCGATTGCTTTAGAAAGCCAAATTCGGACTTTATCGCACCACTGTTCATCGCTTACCTAAGTTCTCCATGAAATTCTCCAGCGCATAAAAGGCCTTAGTGACGTGGCCAACCTTGGTGTGGTTTAAAGACGAAAGATAGCCGAGGAGCAAAGGCATCAATTCCTCACAATGTTTACTAACTTCAGGCTGTGAAATAGAGGTTCAAATGTTTCAACACACACAGAGCAGAGCGGGTATGCTAATGGAACAAAACAAGCACGATATAACGTAACGGGTCACCTGTAAATGTTCCGAGAACTGTCCCAGCGCGAACAGAGCGGCGCTGCGCACCACCTGGTTGGAATCCGAAATACTCTGGCAGACCGTCTGCAGCACCGATGACAGCATCCTGCATTCAAGTCACGCTTCAGCCATGGCTCCTCCATTTGAAATTGGACATACGTACTTGTTGCGGATATGATCTGCACATCCTTCAGCGAGCACAGCCAGACACATGAGGCCCCCTTTCCTCTGGTAGGGCTTATCACTGGTCAGGCAGGTCTGAGTCAGTGGCATCTGTGGGATCAAATcaaacattgcaaaaaaaaataaaaggaaggAGGGCCAAATGAAGTAGCtcgaaaggagggagggagggaggacttGCGTTTTTGTTGACGTTTACGAAAGAACCTACCTTTTTTTTCTACCAAGACATTTTGAAGACAATgtgtgtcaattaaaaaaaaaggttcgaCTTACCAGTTCACGGAAGAGTTTCTCCGGGGGCATATGGAGTGCCATGGTGTCAATGACCTGTGTTTAATTCATTAGCAAGTGATCATACGGCTTTTACTTGACGACTCCACATTGTAGATTGGAGCGCAGACAAACCTGAGCGGCACAATGTTTGGGATTGCCATCGTCCGTGCCATCTccgtcgtcatcttcgtcatcctccGGGTCGTGCTCACCGGGGAGGGGCTCGGCTGTCAAAATGGGGAAGATGGCTTGCAGTATGGGAAGCAGCAGCTTCTGCTTCAGCACCGTCTACGGCGTTCAAGAGGGCAAAATAAAGTCAGCAAGCGACTTGTCTTCTCTTGTATCTTTCATTGTATGCTGCCTACTTTGCTCTTTAACTTGATGAGAAAGGCAACGCAAGAGAGGGCTTTGACACGAAGCGAGTCGGTCAGCGTGGGGTCGCTGCCCACCTAGTGGCCAGAACGCAAGAACGCATCAACAAATGGCCACAATTTGATGACGCCACGGAGTTCCCCACCTCCAACAAGAAGCCAACCATGTCTGCAACGTGAGGTACAATGATGGACACCTCGCTCTCCATCAGCTCGTTGAATACCTCCATCGCCTCACCAGCTTGGCTCTGCGTCAACAAAAAGTCATATGAAATATCGTTGAGTCACTTCAAAGGAAATACAAAAAGATCAGGTAACACGAATAGGTTTACCTCGTCTGCTTTAATAAGGTGTTTCAGAGCGACAATCAGACTCGGGATGATGGAGCGCATCTGGTTCTAAAAATGGGTGAGAACATCCAAAAAGATTTGCCACCTTTGTTACTTATTCATTCACATATAGAACTGTATTAAAAATGCTACAATTCacccctgggaaaaaaaaaactggaactgGATTTTGGACGCCCGCTAAAGACCGCTAACATTGTTCTTACCATATGTTGGGTGCCAGTGTAAACTGTCATGGCCGTAAGGCTGAGGATACAGTAATACAAGGCTGTCGGGTTGCTGTGGTCCTGTAGCACGGTGCTAAagagctgcagaagctggctgtAGTGAGGATGGAAAGGCTCCGGGTTGGACTCCATCACCTTGTTCAGAAGCAGCAGTCCAACCTGCATGAATGAGAAAGCAGCGTGTCTTGAGAGAAGGCGTCCATTTTCGACGTGACTTTAGTCGCTCAACCTGTCTGTCATGTGGGTTGGCACTCTTGGTTGCTTGattgaggagctccagcagggcAGGCCAGCTGTCGGGAGTCTCGTGTTTGACCATCATGGCGCATAACTGGGAGAGCGAGTGCCGCACTTGGTGTCTGGAACAACAAGTCAAGTCAGCTTATTTTAGAGATAGAAAAAAGTGAAATGGTTGTGTGTAACAAACAGGGAGCTTACTCCGTTTCCTGCATGAATGCCTGCAGCACCACCGCCTTGAGGCTGTGTGAAAAGAGGTCAGAGGTGACATCACTTCTTTTTCTCTGCTATTGTAAAAGTCAGTGAATGTAACCTCTCTCTGTCAGGTGGGCTTATCTTTCTCCATTGTTTCTTCACCCTTAGCCGGAGCATCACTGCGGCGGACTGACGGACCTGGTggacacaagaagaagaagaaacgcaTGCATTATACATGTGGAAAAAAGTATTATTGTTGTGGGGTGACCATAAAGCTGCCTCATAGGAGACACTTTGGAGATGTCACAGAAATACTTTGCAAGTGGGCAGTCAGTCACGTACATACCTGAGGGTTTGAGGAGCCTCTCATGACAGCACAAAGGGCAGGAATGATGGCTGGCTCTTTGAAAAGCTGCTTCAGCTGGATCGTGGCCTTAAGGGGAGCACACAGCACAACATTTGACATTGTCCTAACAAAAGCGTATCCATAGCAACCAAGATGCCATTGCGGAGGACATTCCAGTTGACATCAAACGGTTAAGTCACTTGCTTGTGTGATCATTCCACTGCTTTACCTGCTGGATGACGGCATTGTCCGGCTGTGTCATTCGCAGGAGGATTTGCTCAAGTTCTTCTGTCATTGTCACCATTTGGTCGAGGTGTCAGCAAAATGGACAAGGGGAAAAGTTACCGGCGTTGTCCTCCCGTCGTGGCTGCCTCAGCCTTCGAACAAGTGACGCTTCTCAAACGAAACTTGGCGTATATGTCGCTCGCTAAGACGTTGCCTATGACTAATGCTTGTTCTCATGCTAACATCAATGAAACCGGGATGATGTTGAAGACGGCAAAGAAAGGAGCAATGAGTTAGCCTCCGCTTCCAGCACGCGAGACAGTCCGAGCCAACAGACCCACGTGAGAGGCTTAAAGGGACCggcgttttcttgttgttttgaCAGTGAGAAAAGAAAACAGCGCCACTATCCGACAAGGAGGACTACACGCAACAACAAGATTGGGCGCTTTCCTATTGGATGGACAGAAATCGATCAGATTGACTGCGTCACGGCGCTATATATTTTGTGAATACACGCAATATGTACATGTATTGATAAACACAACACTCTCAAAGTCGTGTTTGGTGTTAGAGTGAACATCTCACTGCATGACCTTTGCGTGGCCTTTTCGAAAATGGAGAGGAAAGAGAGCAACAAGTGGAAATCCGCCCATATTTTCACTGAAATACCAACCAATTGTGCTTGCCAATTTTTCTAGGAAGTCAATATTAAGCACCCGACAAAACATTTTTCACTCACAGTAACGCCGCTCACTGGTCACTCACGATTCATGGAACGTTTAAGCCTTTATGATGTTGCCATCCGAAATCGTTTCGCAAAggttgttgccatggttactTGTATCTAGCCACAGTTGTCGGCAGACATTCAGGGACTTCCACTTTCTATTTGATTGTGTCATGTTTTGATTCAATCATTCAAGCTTTTTCAATTCCAAGTCAGCTGTTTCACTTCAACTACAAGTGGCCACCTCACGATCTAAATGAGCAAAGCTGCAtcaaagattcaaacttacttctATTGAGGGAGCCATTTAATTCTGTTTCTCATCATGGCTACTTTATTCAGCAGGCAGCGCAGCGAGTTAGCACACCTGCCTCACTTCTTGCATATGGGGGTTTTCTCCAGATGCTTCCAGTCTGAAAGCATGCATATtgggttcattgaagactctaaattgtccatgaATGTCAAtgattgttttctttgtgtgccctgcaatgcACTAGTGAATGACCCTTCATTTGCATAGCACTTTTCCTCCTATGAAGCACTCGAACGTGCCCCAAATCATCCGGGACGAGCTCCAGCGGGAAAATGTAAGATTAATGTATTGTTGAATTCCATTAACTTTCAGTCAATAAATGCTCATGGGAATGTTGTTATATTGATATGAAGCATGTCTGATGAATGTCCTATACTCCAATGATGGCTCGTCACTTGGCAGAAGGCCCAGGTCAATTGCAGATGAGGTAtgaaagaaatgttttaaagattattttatcctccatccatcccttttttattttgcagtacATGCAAATATGAATGACTACGTCATCATTAAGATCATTACTGTGGGCTCAATTCCTTTCTCACGCAATGACGTGATTGAATGGCGAGCAATTGAGCTTCTAGTCCACCTTTCAAAGACAGCTATACTGGAAACGTTTGAATGAATGCACCAAATACTACAGGACTTATGATCACGCAAATGCTTGTTAGGCCAAATTAAAGACGGGAAAAGGACTTGGCTGACCCTGGGTTTCAAGGAAAATGCAAATTGAATCAAAATCGCAATATCTTTTAGGAATATTGCAATACAATTTCTTCTTAAAAACATTCAGCCCTGGTGTAGAGTATTACCAATCATGTAGGAATGTAGTATTTAGTCATATTTATGAATATAGGTTAGGATcagcaacaggtggattttcTATTCTGAAATGCCATAATGCTAAATTACAACATGATTTGTACTGTGCAAGCTTTTATAGGTCAAATTTATAAACAGAAAAAATGTCAATATCGCAAAAACCTTTTACATCAGTAGATACGTTCTTTACAAAAAACGAGTCTTAGGGCATACGTTTTCCTTTGCAAATGTGCCATTTAAAACAATTCACAACCCCCCAAATGACGGTTTTAAAGTTCAACTGCAAGTCTGCGCTCATCAGAGCACATGCCAATGCTAATGCAAAGACATCAGCTCGCTCACACATCACAGAAAGTCAAGTTGAAGATCACGAATGCTAATGTGGGCCCATCAGCCTTATCACATCCCATCCCATCAGCGCTAAGTGAATCATTACCACGTCAATAGAAGCAAGGCTTGGGGAGAAACAGGCAACTTTGATGGAAACGACCCGCCTCATCGCAATCgtcggccttttttttttcgccaATGTGGGCTGCAGGTGAGCTCAGCCGATTGGTCCAAATCCAAAGAGCCACCATCTCCACCTGAAGACGCCTCCTTCAAAAGAGCCCCCATGGAGGTGGCGCCGTTTTCAAATCCAACTTAAGCAGTGGGCCTGACGGAGGTCGTCCCGATTCTCTTCAGACATGGCGGACTGGAAGACGCACATCAACTACAACTACAACGCGTCCTACCATGCCTACGCTTACGGCCTCATGTATCAATCCGGACACGACCAGAACCACCTCCACGTTACGGGCTGGAGCGAAGGGGGGCCATCCGATTTGAGTAACTACACACCTGGGATGACGCAGGTCTACTACGCCGCCGCAGCCGCCACAGCCGCCGCCACAGCCGCCAGGACCCGTGAAGAGTCTCCGCCTCATAGTCCGGAGCAGCGCGTTGCCAACGCCCATTGCCATTACCAGACCTCCGCTCTTGTCTACCTCGACGAGTGTCAAGCTGGTCGCCTGCAGGCGGCTGGAACGCCCCGAGCCCACTACGAGACGCCCCGAGCCCACTACGAGACGCCCCGAGCCCACTACGAGACGCCCCGAGCCCACTACGAGACGCCCCGAGCCGAAGAAAGCAGGAAGGCCGTCAGCGAGTCCACAAGCGACTCTGAGGCTCACGCCTCTCCTGGTACGTGCATTTTCAAAGAATCTGAATTTTCTCACGACTCAAGCTTCCAGGTTGACAGGGTTAAGAGCAAGCAGTCCGGCAGGCTACTTATGTGGGCACCGTGTTTGTGACCCCCTGACCTTTAGGATCCTATGGAAACGATGAAATTGTCTTAGAGGCTGGTAGTCATTTTAAAATTGTCGCTGCATTGCGTAAGAAAAAGCCACGAAAAGACCCAACATTTGTACAGAACCTCTTCCGTACTATATTCAAGGATGGCCATTTGTCAACATTGGCCGTACGGATGGACCAATCATCAGAATCTTCTTCTTCTATTCTTTCTCAGATTCGTGGAGTTTTAGCAGTGGCCGAGAAAGTGGTCTTCCACAGGCACACCCCGGCGCGTGGGTGGAGAAAGATCCTGGCATTGATCCAAACAGCAGGAGCCCTGACGCAGGAGACCATGTTTCAAGCTCCCTTATGGAGGAGCTGCCCTCCTGCAATGACATGGGCAACCACAACGCTCTGACTTTCCCTTCCCTACAAGCGCCCTTAGTGGCCCCAAACAAACTAAGCACTAACGCTGGGACCCCGAAAGGAAAGGTGCGCGTTTCCTTCTCCGAAAGCCAGATGAACGCTCTGGTCCAGCGTTTCAGTGTGCAGAGATACCTCACGCCGGCCGAGATGAAGAACTTGGCTGAACTCACGGGGCTTACCTACAAACAGGTGAACACTTGATGTGAGACTTTGAATTTGACCATTTGAAATAACCCTCTTGAATGTTTCTGCTTTTTGCTTGGAGGTGAAGACCTGGTTTCAAAATCGAAGGATGAAGCTTAGGAGACACCAGAAAGACAACAATTGGGTGTCGGAACGCTACGCCACAACCACCACTAAGAGCCAAGCCGTTCACGGAGGTGTCATTAACCACGCTCCCCTTGTAAGCACATACCGTTTGGTGTCCCAAATATCTTCTCTGGAGTTTTCTTGTTTCCCCATGAGAAAAAGACAGCATCTTGCGTCCATTAGGAAGGTCTCACCATAGTTTGGTCAAGGCCTTAACACCACGAGAAAATGGAACTTGCATCTGATGACCACCTGTCTTGTCTTTTCAGTATCAAGCAGAAAGCCAAAGACCACCACTTAAGGAGCACTACAACCACACCATGATGGAGGCAGCCTTCAAGAAAACATCTCCACCCAACCTGGGCTTCTATCTTACTAGGATGGGGAATAGCGCCGCAGCTGCTCCTTATTCCACATGGTCGGCCGGCGCACCTCAAGCTGCCATGGCCACTAGGTCACAGGCGGTTGGCTGGTCCGTGCCTCCAAGCATTAACCAGTATGACTACTACCCGGGTGCGTTCCACTCGAGCCAGCCAGACACCAGCTCGGATGGCAAAGATGCAGAGTCCGTCACCGGCCAGAACGCACAAAATCTAGTCGTTGGACATGACATGGGCCAGTAGGGGGcttctgttgtgtgtgtgtgagcattcTTCTTTGCAGAGGTcccaaagtcatttttttcttcttcatcatgTTGGTGTATATAGTTGAGCAAAActatttttgccttttttaacacctggttttatttttatatacaaGTTTGATGGTGTGCTCGATGTACACATCAACACCTGCACACATTCGGCTTTTTTTGGAAATGTTTGAAGATAAAGGACTGATTTCAATCTGCCCAGAATTTCCCctatgaataaatacatttgtatgGAGACCAACCAATGTCTTTGTGTCGAAATTTAGTTAAGGAACACCTTGATTTGCAAAATACAATTCCCAGTAAGCTATTGGTCTATGAGTGTTTTATTAaaaagagagggggaaaaaaacggaaCAAATCACACACCTTGATTGGCAAAATACAATTCCCAGTATGCTATTGGTCGATTAGTGTTTAATCCAAAAGAGAGAGCACAAATCATACTTGATGGTGGGTGGCCACAATGTCAATATTGCTCTTCTCACTGATATGATGCGACCCATTTTCCCTAAATGGCACCAAAATGTCATTGGCGGCAGGGTTAATGAAAAACACCACCTTCAAATAGTTCAGGCAAAGAAGACTGTTTCAAATTACCGTAAAATGACTTCCGAGTTGGTTTTTTTCAGGGGGAATTGTACCGACATCATTTTTGAATACAGTTGGGCTCGATTTATTTGTGGATGGTGACAAGTGTTAAGAAAAGAAAGCGGCAGAAACATCTGAGTCCTGATCATACTCAATTTTGTTTATCCACTCACCCCACATGCACCCTTCATCTGACAATCCACGATTATGATCAGGAtatattgcccccccccccatgtcggTCGGGTGTGTGCATGAGCATGAATAGGAGACCAAAGCCAGGTGTTGTGTGTGATCACCTTTCCAAAGCCTAGTCCATCTTAAGACTGCGGTAGATGTAGCGAATAAAAGTCAGCGAGGCCCAGAAGGACACGCTGCCCAGCATGAGTGAGAAGACCAGCGCTGTGAGCAGAGAGTAGCCAAAAAACTCCATGCTCTGCACAAGGCCACTCATGGAAGACCTGTTCTTGTAGTAGAACACAGAGTAAACAAAAATGAAGAGGCCGGTGGAGCCCGTGCTTAGCACGCTCCGCCACCACCAGCGGTAGTCTTCGCCCGACAGCAGGAAGTAGGTGAGGGCCACCGAGATGCAGGCGCCGACAGAGAGGAGGATGGCAAAGACGCACAGCAGAACGCCGTAGAGCGTGTAGGGTTCCCTGCCCCACACTGTGGCGAAGATGTAGTACAGCTCCACTGAGATGGCACTGTGAGGGATGGAAAGCACAAACTCAACTGCTAtttgggacagaaaaagaaatcacGAGGGAGGGAGGATTTGGGCCATGCTGCACGACTCGTTTGAGGAGAACCATCAAGACCGTCTCACCTGAATGGCAAAAAGCCGCCAATGGCCATGTGCACGGCAGCGTGCTTGTACCAGGGCTGCTGCGGGATCTGCCGGGCGATGTTGCGAGTGCGGCAGGGGGCTTGGAAGCTCCCCGCTCGGTTCTTGCCCACGATGCCGCCGATCACGGTGAGCGGGAAGCCCACCAACACCCAGGCGCCCAGCAGGAGCAGCACGGTGCTGGCCGGCAAGGCTTGCGTCGAGCCGCTCCACCAGTGGACCGAGTTGACCACGCTCCACGTTAGGAACAGAGGAGCTGTGGGAATCAATTGCTTCATTATTATCTCAAGGGTGAGATGCAAGCCAGCCGAAAACCAAAACCAGACTCACCGGAAAAGAGGCTGGAGGTCAAGATGATGTTCCACACCCAACGCTTGCCGTTGATCTGCGTGTAAAAGCTGCAGGAGATGTAGCCCGACACACAGCTGGTCAGAGCATACAAAACGATGGCCGCAGAGTTAATGGCACCGTGGTGATGGACGTTGAACATTCCCAAGAGCGCCATGACGATGATTCCTACAAAACAGTGGAACCGGCCGGATCAGAAGGGATATTGCCATGTTAAGAATttgagaaggaaggaaggaaggaaggaaggaaggaaaaagcACCTGTGGCCAGGGTAAGGAACTGGGCCCCCACGCCTAGCACGGCACACAGCAGGCTTTTGTAAGGTGGGAAGCGAAAGACGTCAGTGTGGATGATCTTCCAACCGTTGTCTCCTTGGTCCAGGTCATCGCAAGCCGCGTCCTCCTCCACATTGTACCTGCAGAAGAAGGCAGGACGCTACTTCTCCCTCCGACAACAAATGGGCGGGTTCTTTGAACAGACCTGGCAAAGTCATTCTTAAGGACCCGCATGAGAATAATGATGACAAAGCCCAGCAGTagcaccaccagcaccagcGAGTTGATGATGGACAGCCAGTGGATCTCCAATGTTTTGGGGAAGAAAGAATAGTCCCGAAGGCGCTCCGCTCGACGAGCGTGAGGCAGGGGGGACTCGAACCAGCGCACGCTGTACGTGTGCGAGATGGTCAGACTTCCTCCGCCGACCCCGACGCCACCCACGGCTGCTCCGGCACCGTCCTCCAAGGGGACAGGTTTGACATCCTTCACAGAGACGTTGGCAAAGATCACCGAGTTGCCGTTGTACTCAATGTTGAAGTCCAGGTGAGTCCACAGGCCCACCTGTTGGTGGCAAGAGGAGCAGAAAGTCAAAGAAAGAAAGTAGGAATAGAAACGACATGGTTGGACTCGGCTTCTCCACATTGAGAGGTGAAAACAATTACTTTGTGGCTGTGAGGCAGGAAGCCACTCTCCTCGATGTAGCCCACAAAACCCCAAAGTGGAACGTCATCCAGGACAAATTCAAAGTAGTATAGCTCCTCGATGGCCTCGCGGAGCTGGTCCACCTGAAACATGGTTCAAAAACACATCTTGCGAGTCCTACATGTCAAAATATCATTtgtgatcgatcgatcgatcttaATTCaatgaagaagaggaaaaatCAAGACTTTGATCAGAGGACACAGGATTAAGATTCGAAAGCTAAATCAAGACAACTCTTCAGTTTGTCCAGCAGTGTCTTCTATTCAAAACTCTAgagccattcttttttttttttacctgtttcTCTGAAAGTGTGAGCTGGCAAAGAGTTTTCTTCTCAACATTTTCTCGAAAGCGAATTTGATACATTGATTCTGCCATTCTGTCACCATCCAGCACTTCTCCCAAACTAAGAGACTTGTGATGCACCTGCACAACAAGGATGAATGAAGATGGAACATAACTTGATTGTAaaattccatccatctatttccaCGCACAATATCAACCTGCTGAGTGACATCCGACTGACCTTCTCCGGCCGGCAAACAGGCAAGGTGTAGAAGTGATACGTCTCCTGAGGGTTATGGTAAGGACCCACTTTGTTGACGTACAAGGTGACAATGTCCCCCTGCTTGTAGCCGAGTGCCCCGGCTGACAGGAAGCACAGGAGCAAGACGTAAGGCTGGATCATTGTCTTCGGCTGGCCGCCTGACGGGTGTCCTCTTCCACAGCGCATAACTCCTGGtgcagaaaaagaagaagaaaaaaggtctCCATCAATTTCCAACACCTCGTTTAACATCATTTCCGTGGTTCACTTGGGATTTGTGTGTTCTGGCATTTGTGTAAAGTGCCCTGAGAGAACTTGTGTTTTGATTTGCTTCCATTGACACTATCTTTCATTTGGAACGAAATGAAAAGGTCGCAAATGAGATGAGCACTTCCGGATTGCTTTGCCGTTGTCAACATTGTTGGGAGCAATTAGCAACAGTGCTCCAACCAACCTGTTTTCCCGTCGGAATCTTCCAAGTCCCCACGTCTACGCCGGAGCTCGTGGATAcacttgaaaaagaaacattCGGAAGAATTCTCGGCGAATAACGCTCAAGCTTTAAACAGGCGGACGAGCCATTGATGCCAAAGTCGACGCAGGAAAAGTCAAGCACGAAAGCTGAGGTCGGTCGGTCGGATTCCACGTCACctcagcaaaaaacaaaaataaggaaAGCTCGCTTCACTTTTCCGGAGTGGGCGgggagggaaggaaaaaaaaaaaaacgtctacCATGTACTTGTCTCGCTTGTGAGCAAATTCAAATATTCCCCGTGGACATTTTGAAAGGACTTTTATGAACTATCTATTAGGATTATACGCTAGTAAATGTGTCCATTTCATATGAAAGTGAACCGTCAACCGTTTGCCGGATTTCCTTGGCGCCTAACTGGCCAATCAAATCCATTCTTGCTATAGCAAGTCATAATAGATGCGTATGAACGCATCGATGGAAAACTCTTTGCTGTGTTGACTAGTGTTCCGCTCGATAGATCGATTAGTTGTGCCTGCTAGTTTATTTCCCGCGAAATTAACGCACGTCTACTATATCGCGACACTTGCAGGAGAACTTGTAAGTATTTGATGAAGCTATTTGGAGCTAAATGAACGTCCATTCAATCTTTTGGAGTTTTGTTTACTTCTCAGTTTTGCTGAATAAAACTCGTTTCGGGctaaggggaggggggatgCTCCTAACTCTTCCTAAACCGTACCGTTGAAGGCATCAGTTAATGGTGGTGCTCTGTGTTTGACTCTTCTCCTCCATCAGCATGCATTTAACATGCGTTTTGCTCACATGACACTACATGAGCAATCAGCATAATAGTTTGGAATGCTTTTCTTTTCAGAGCTTCTGCATCTTCATTCGAGCTCCGCACGACCACAATGGGTATACATGGACTTGCCAAGCTCATTGCTGACCTGGCTCCGAGTGCCATAAGAGAGCAAGACATCAAGAACTACTTTGGTAAGGGATGATTAGGACAAGACCTCCAATGTGGTTATGATGGTTAAACAAAACTGTAACCCCCCCCTCCGTCTGTCCAGGCCG
Coding sequences:
- the ipo4 gene encoding importin-4; protein product: MVTMTEELEQILLRMTQPDNAVIQQATIQLKQLFKEPAIIPALCAVMRGSSNPQVRQSAAVMLRLRVKKQWRKISPPDRESLKAVVLQAFMQETEHQVRHSLSQLCAMMVKHETPDSWPALLELLNQATKSANPHDRQVGLLLLNKVMESNPEPFHPHYSQLLQLFSTVLQDHSNPTALYYCILSLTAMTVYTGTQHMNQMRSIIPSLIVALKHLIKADESQAGEAMEVFNELMESEVSIIVPHVADMVGFLLEVGSDPTLTDSLRVKALSCVAFLIKLKSKTVLKQKLLLPILQAIFPILTAEPLPGEHDPEDDEDDDGDGTDDGNPKHCAAQVIDTMALHMPPEKLFRELMPLTQTCLTSDKPYQRKGGLMCLAVLAEGCADHIRNKMLSSVLQTVCQSISDSNQVVRSAALFALGQFSEHLQPEVSKHCEELMPLLLGYLSSLNHTKVGHVTKAFYALENFMENLGADIEPYLPTLMDTMLSALNSTDSLKIKELTVSAIGAIANAAKELLVPYFPPVIESLKAFLTATTEEMRSLQTQSLDTLSVLARTIGKEVFSPLAAECVQLGLKLTDSIDDPDLRRCTYSLYSSVSTVSPDCLTPHLTPITTIMLLALKSNEGITAHLDEVALLDDDDDDEGAKDSEEIADDEPDMDVHDAAGFSVENAYIDEKEDACDALGEIAYNTGAVFQPFLESSFQQVLEMRDYPHEDVRRAAFGAMGQFCRAQHKVWMENPTDVNHQALLKILDVVIPSFLEAVRTEPERQVVMGILETMNSVIKSCKEKVFKNPTRLKEISTVIRDVLKKKTACQDGDEADDDDQEAEYDAMLQEFAGEGIPLLAASVPADSCAPVIFDLLPLILSKTKSSCTEAEKSFSLGTLGEILQALIHSSGGRELAGQLSSRLFPVLVAGVKESDAEVRSNSVFGLGCLAQAAGPLVASNYPTMLGVFSNLLSKEADPRVIDNLCAALCRMILSNVDVVPLEQVVPVLVARLPLKEDLEENKTVFSCLAMLYSHSPALIVKLMKPIVDSSCHVLSNKEVDKETQTILATLLKQFTKQHLADFQAAVNSLPGEEQAKISAVISTA
- the nanog gene encoding homeobox protein NANOG; translated protein: MADWKTHINYNYNASYHAYAYGLMYQSGHDQNHLHVTGWSEGGPSDLSNYTPGMTQVYYAAAAATAAATAARTREESPPHSPEQRVANAHCHYQTSALVYLDECQAGRLQAAGTPRAHYETPRAHYETPRAHYETPRAHYETPRAEESRKAVSESTSDSEAHASPDSWSFSSGRESGLPQAHPGAWVEKDPGIDPNSRSPDAGDHVSSSLMEELPSCNDMGNHNALTFPSLQAPLVAPNKLSTNAGTPKGKVRVSFSESQMNALVQRFSVQRYLTPAEMKNLAELTGLTYKQVKTWFQNRRMKLRRHQKDNNWVSERYATTTTKSQAVHGGVINHAPLYQAESQRPPLKEHYNHTMMEAAFKKTSPPNLGFYLTRMGNSAAAAPYSTWSAGAPQAAMATRSQAVGWSVPPSINQYDYYPGAFHSSQPDTSSDGKDAESVTGQNAQNLVVGHDMGQ
- the tm9sf1 gene encoding transmembrane 9 superfamily member 1, with the translated sequence MRCGRGHPSGGQPKTMIQPYVLLLCFLSAGALGYKQGDIVTLYVNKVGPYHNPQETYHFYTLPVCRPEKVHHKSLSLGEVLDGDRMAESMYQIRFRENVEKKTLCQLTLSEKQVDQLREAIEELYYFEFVLDDVPLWGFVGYIEESGFLPHSHKVGLWTHLDFNIEYNGNSVIFANVSVKDVKPVPLEDGAGAAVGGVGVGGGSLTISHTYSVRWFESPLPHARRAERLRDYSFFPKTLEIHWLSIINSLVLVVLLLGFVIIILMRVLKNDFARYNVEEDAACDDLDQGDNGWKIIHTDVFRFPPYKSLLCAVLGVGAQFLTLATGIIVMALLGMFNVHHHGAINSAAIVLYALTSCVSGYISCSFYTQINGKRWVWNIILTSSLFSAPLFLTWSVVNSVHWWSGSTQALPASTVLLLLGAWVLVGFPLTVIGGIVGKNRAGSFQAPCRTRNIARQIPQQPWYKHAAVHMAIGGFLPFSAISVELYYIFATVWGREPYTLYGVLLCVFAILLSVGACISVALTYFLLSGEDYRWWWRSVLSTGSTGLFIFVYSVFYYKNRSSMSGLVQSMEFFGYSLLTALVFSLMLGSVSFWASLTFIRYIYRSLKMD